A single Nostoc sp. PCC 7107 DNA region contains:
- a CDS encoding DUF6753 family protein: MTNIAKVVEKVIAEYSEEKKAEVTDWILKLGVRPDDPLFNLYAELGTTQFALQQLPGRLDSLVVGWADMVDDKLNSASKVAIQQQKSAITQAAKDLIKMTKQAGGALPLLGVSNWRLAQVAGVLGFVLALGSVIGVFTYKTIAESVTFQQAASGTVILQPEDKKLLDWAKSNEGKVARSIYVRNAAIIKTCRQQKKYSGGCIIAVD, encoded by the coding sequence ATGACCAATATTGCAAAAGTTGTTGAAAAAGTTATTGCAGAATATTCTGAAGAAAAGAAAGCAGAGGTCACTGATTGGATACTTAAATTGGGTGTTCGACCTGATGACCCCTTGTTTAATCTATATGCCGAACTAGGTACAACCCAATTTGCGTTGCAGCAACTACCTGGTAGGCTTGACTCGCTTGTGGTGGGTTGGGCTGACATGGTGGACGATAAGTTAAATAGTGCTTCTAAGGTGGCAATACAACAACAAAAAAGTGCGATCACCCAAGCCGCTAAGGATTTAATTAAGATGACTAAGCAAGCTGGTGGGGCATTGCCTCTCTTGGGTGTAAGTAATTGGCGATTGGCACAAGTAGCGGGAGTGTTGGGTTTTGTACTGGCTTTGGGATCTGTAATTGGTGTTTTTACATACAAAACTATTGCTGAAAGTGTGACTTTTCAGCAGGCGGCTTCTGGAACTGTTATTTTACAACCCGAAGATAAAAAGCTTCTGGATTGGGCAAAATCTAATGAAGGTAAGGTAGCACGTAGTATTTATGTTAGAAACGCTGCCATCATTAAAACTTGCCGTCAGCAGAAGAAGTATTCAGGTGGCTGCATAATTGCAGTTGATTAA
- a CDS encoding response regulator transcription factor: MKPINVVIIENENISRVGAATILSETGKIQVCGLAKTGKEGIEIVDQQKPDIVVINIDLPDINGTDVISLIKCKHTSIKIVVMTANSSRDTINAAISHGADCYYCKNNAREEVGERFIEAVMAAYNNESWIDPTINRILIDNLRSNDTADRNSLDLLSDFSNKEITVLKLAAGGMKNNEIANVMYVSEGTVRSYLHNSFIKLGVKDRLNAIREAIRLGILSFADMKIEEEVTQETHTKVKTNQNSQKDTAKTSNKGYKGWVA, translated from the coding sequence ATGAAACCTATTAATGTTGTCATCATTGAAAATGAGAACATATCTAGGGTCGGTGCGGCGACGATATTATCTGAAACTGGTAAAATCCAGGTATGTGGCCTTGCTAAAACCGGAAAAGAAGGAATAGAAATTGTTGACCAACAAAAGCCAGATATCGTGGTGATAAATATTGATTTACCTGATATCAATGGCACTGATGTCATAAGTTTAATTAAATGCAAACACACGTCAATTAAAATAGTGGTTATGACTGCAAATAGCAGCCGAGATACCATTAACGCAGCAATTAGTCATGGCGCAGACTGCTACTACTGTAAAAATAATGCCAGAGAAGAAGTAGGAGAAAGATTCATTGAAGCAGTAATGGCTGCATACAATAATGAATCATGGATTGACCCAACTATTAATCGCATTCTGATTGATAATCTGAGGTCAAATGACACAGCCGATAGAAATTCACTAGATTTGTTAAGTGATTTCTCTAATAAAGAAATTACAGTTCTTAAATTAGCGGCTGGTGGCATGAAAAATAATGAAATTGCCAATGTCATGTATGTTTCCGAAGGTACAGTCAGGTCATATTTACATAATTCATTTATCAAGTTAGGAGTCAAAGATAGATTAAACGCTATCCGCGAAGCTATCCGCCTGGGAATCCTCAGCTTTGCAGACATGAAAATCGAAGAAGAAGTTACTCAAGAAACCCACACCAAAGTCAAAACCAACCAAAATAGTCAAAAGGATACAGCTAAAACAAGTAATAAGGGATACAAAGGCTGGGTTGCCTAG
- a CDS encoding type II toxin-antitoxin system YhaV family toxin: MAKFISNDWEIYFHPQLFGSQYQELFERVSQLQQQLPEPEYKTHTTVKLFAAINLVIETKIPNDPFASYFALTGALKRYGRVKKIGLPERYRLFFRAFDTEQLKAIVILWLGFPRKAGAKDDCYQVFTEMIEQGKFPDSLDELITED, encoded by the coding sequence ATGGCGAAGTTTATTAGTAATGACTGGGAAATTTATTTTCACCCACAGTTATTTGGATCTCAATATCAAGAGTTATTTGAACGTGTTTCTCAGTTGCAACAGCAATTACCAGAACCTGAATATAAAACCCATACAACAGTAAAGTTATTTGCAGCAATTAATCTGGTAATCGAAACTAAGATTCCTAACGATCCCTTTGCTAGTTATTTTGCTTTAACAGGAGCATTAAAACGTTACGGAAGGGTAAAAAAGATAGGTTTACCCGAAAGGTATCGGTTATTTTTTCGGGCTTTTGATACAGAACAGTTAAAGGCAATTGTTATTTTGTGGTTAGGATTTCCGCGTAAAGCAGGAGCAAAAGATGACTGTTACCAAGTATTTACTGAGATGATTGAACAAGGGAAATTTCCCGATAGTTTGGATGAGTTGATAACGGAAGACTAG
- a CDS encoding glycosyltransferase — protein MVAIVLGLMVLSLIIWLGLLSLRGQFWRLDQQLELTTPQLKSLPKVCAVIPARNEADVLPISLRSLLLQNYDDTLNIFLVDDRSTDGTFGCAEGVAHAVAKPQQLQIISGEPLPVGWSGKLWAVEQGIQQAKTLAPDYFLLTDADIEHDVNNLRRLVAKAEQENLDLVSVMVRLRCDSPWEKLLIPAFVFFFQKLYPFRWVNHPQNPTAAAAGGSILIRRTALERIGGISSIRQALIDDCSLAKAVKSTQGRIWLGLSSLTRSLRPYNSLETIWGMVARTAYTQLNYSPVLLLGTVVAMTLIYLMPPLGVIIGVILGNWIIALIGLATWLLMALAYFPILRFYHCSPLLAFSLPAIAFLYTLMTIDSAIRHWQGRGGAWKGRVYPG, from the coding sequence ATGGTGGCAATTGTACTAGGGTTGATGGTCTTATCCTTAATAATTTGGTTAGGATTACTGAGTTTACGGGGACAGTTTTGGCGCTTAGACCAGCAGTTAGAACTCACAACTCCTCAGCTAAAATCTTTACCAAAAGTGTGTGCGGTGATTCCCGCCCGGAATGAAGCGGATGTTTTGCCTATTAGTTTGCGATCGCTCTTACTACAAAATTATGATGATACTTTGAATATATTTTTAGTAGATGATCGCAGTACTGATGGCACATTTGGCTGTGCGGAAGGAGTCGCCCACGCTGTAGCTAAACCCCAGCAATTGCAAATTATCTCTGGTGAACCCTTACCTGTTGGGTGGTCTGGTAAACTCTGGGCTGTTGAACAAGGTATTCAACAAGCAAAAACACTCGCCCCTGATTATTTTTTACTTACCGATGCAGATATTGAACATGATGTCAATAATCTACGGCGACTTGTTGCCAAAGCTGAACAAGAAAATTTAGACTTGGTTTCTGTGATGGTGCGGTTGCGCTGTGATAGTCCTTGGGAAAAATTGTTAATTCCCGCCTTCGTCTTCTTCTTCCAAAAACTCTATCCTTTCCGCTGGGTGAATCATCCCCAAAATCCCACGGCGGCGGCGGCTGGCGGGAGTATTTTAATTCGGCGCACAGCCTTAGAACGAATCGGCGGTATTTCCAGTATTCGCCAAGCTTTAATTGATGATTGTTCTTTAGCTAAGGCCGTGAAATCAACTCAAGGACGTATATGGTTAGGGTTGAGTAGCTTAACTCGCAGTTTGCGTCCTTACAATTCCCTAGAAACAATTTGGGGTATGGTGGCGCGGACTGCTTATACTCAATTAAATTATTCACCTGTGTTACTACTGGGAACAGTGGTGGCTATGACCTTGATTTACTTGATGCCGCCTTTGGGTGTGATTATTGGTGTAATTTTAGGTAATTGGATAATTGCGCTGATAGGTTTAGCTACATGGTTATTAATGGCATTAGCCTACTTTCCGATTCTGCGGTTTTATCACTGTTCACCTTTATTAGCTTTTAGTTTACCTGCGATCGCCTTTCTCTACACTTTAATGACAATAGATTCAGCTATCCGCCATTGGCAAGGACGCGGTGGTGCGTGGAAAGGACGAGTGTATCCGGGGTGA
- the shc gene encoding squalene--hopene cyclase gives MQTQDRVQVNQVADAIAASQAYLLSMQYPAGYWWAELESNVTITAEVVLLHKIWGTDKTRPLHKMENYLRSQQRQHGGWELFYDDGGEISTSVEAYMALRLLGVPATDPALIRARDFILQRGGISKTRIFTKLHLALIGCYSWRGIPSLPPWIMLLPPAFPVNIYEMSSWARSSTVPLLIVCDSKPIYQLDQAINLDELYAEGLNQVQYELPRQGDWTDLFLTLDQGFKLAESLNLVPFRQEGIKAAEKWILERQEATGDWGGIIPAMLNSMLALKCLGYSQNDPIVERGFQAIDNFAIETEENYCIQPCISPVWDTAWVIRALIDSGFAPDDPAIVKAGEWLLQKQILDYGDWTVKNRQGKPGAWAFEFDNRFYPDVDDTAVVVMALHPAKLPNESLKQAAIARALNWVASMQCRPGGWAAFDLDNDQEWLNSIPYGDLKAMIDPNTADVTARVIEMLGACDLSIDSRNLERALSYLLAEQEPEGCWFGRWGVNYIYGTSGVLSALALINPQKYQPNIDKGAAWLVGCQNSDGGWGETCRTYNDPSLKGQGRSTASQTAWALIGLIAAGEATGKFAMSAIERGINYLVSTQKPDGTWFEADFTGTGFPCHFYLKYHLYQQYFPLIALGRYHNIK, from the coding sequence ATGCAAACACAAGACAGGGTACAAGTCAATCAAGTTGCAGATGCGATCGCAGCCAGCCAAGCATATCTGCTGTCGATGCAATATCCCGCAGGCTATTGGTGGGCGGAGTTAGAATCTAATGTCACCATTACGGCGGAAGTTGTTCTACTGCATAAAATTTGGGGAACAGATAAAACTCGTCCATTACATAAAATGGAGAACTACTTGCGTTCTCAGCAACGGCAGCATGGCGGTTGGGAACTCTTTTATGATGATGGTGGCGAAATCAGCACTTCTGTAGAAGCATATATGGCGCTACGGCTGTTGGGTGTACCCGCAACCGACCCAGCTTTGATAAGGGCGCGGGATTTTATTCTCCAACGGGGCGGTATCAGTAAAACCCGCATTTTTACCAAATTACATCTAGCCTTGATTGGCTGTTACAGCTGGCGTGGTATTCCTTCTCTCCCGCCGTGGATTATGCTGTTACCGCCAGCTTTCCCCGTCAACATTTACGAAATGTCTAGCTGGGCGCGTTCTAGCACTGTACCGCTGTTAATTGTGTGTGACAGCAAACCTATTTATCAACTTGACCAAGCAATTAATTTAGATGAGTTATACGCCGAAGGTTTAAATCAAGTCCAGTATGAATTACCCCGCCAAGGTGATTGGACTGATTTATTCTTGACATTAGATCAAGGTTTTAAATTAGCCGAAAGTCTGAATTTAGTACCTTTCCGCCAAGAAGGAATTAAAGCCGCCGAAAAGTGGATTTTAGAACGCCAAGAAGCTACAGGCGACTGGGGCGGGATTATTCCGGCGATGCTTAATTCTATGCTGGCGTTGAAGTGCTTGGGTTATAGCCAAAACGACCCCATTGTCGAACGCGGATTTCAAGCCATTGATAACTTTGCCATAGAAACTGAAGAAAACTACTGTATTCAACCTTGCATATCTCCGGTGTGGGATACGGCTTGGGTAATAAGGGCTTTGATAGATTCTGGTTTTGCACCTGATGATCCGGCGATTGTCAAAGCGGGAGAATGGTTACTACAAAAGCAAATCCTGGATTATGGTGATTGGACGGTAAAAAATCGCCAAGGTAAACCCGGTGCTTGGGCGTTTGAATTTGACAATCGCTTTTATCCCGATGTGGATGATACAGCCGTAGTGGTGATGGCTTTGCACCCAGCCAAACTGCCTAATGAAAGTTTAAAACAAGCTGCGATCGCCCGTGCTTTAAATTGGGTTGCATCTATGCAGTGTCGTCCTGGTGGTTGGGCTGCGTTTGATTTAGATAATGATCAAGAATGGCTGAATTCCATCCCCTACGGCGACTTAAAAGCGATGATTGACCCCAACACCGCTGATGTCACCGCCAGAGTCATAGAAATGCTGGGTGCTTGTGACCTTTCCATTGATTCTCGCAACCTAGAACGCGCCCTTTCTTACCTCCTAGCAGAACAAGAACCGGAAGGTTGTTGGTTTGGGCGTTGGGGCGTAAATTACATCTACGGAACCAGTGGTGTTCTCTCAGCTTTGGCTTTAATTAACCCACAAAAGTATCAGCCCAATATAGACAAAGGCGCAGCTTGGTTAGTTGGATGTCAAAATTCTGATGGCGGTTGGGGTGAAACTTGTCGCACTTACAACGATCCTAGCCTCAAAGGACAAGGACGCAGTACAGCATCGCAAACTGCTTGGGCGTTAATTGGGCTAATAGCCGCAGGTGAAGCGACTGGTAAATTTGCCATGTCAGCAATTGAACGCGGGATTAATTATCTCGTATCAACACAAAAACCAGACGGTACTTGGTTTGAAGCCGATTTTACTGGTACTGGTTTCCCCTGCCATTTTTATCTCAAATATCATCTGTATCAGCAGTATTTCCCGTTAATTGCTTTAGGAAGATATCACAACATCAAATAA
- a CDS encoding IS4 family transposase — MLPKFYQNCFQNVLTPAQYKMLEILLMLLQFHKTVTIEKLATVFPQPIKFESRRRSIQRFLLLPQLSIPYLWFPLLKRWVKNSLKRGEKRLIFAIDRTQWRSQNVFVISLIEQKRAIPVYWLLLPKKGCSNLGEQKKLIRPLLQLFKGYQMLVLGDREFHSIKLANWLHSKGIDFVLRQKQGTYIRQENQSHQRLQSLGLTPGISFFLTGIQATKQKGFANFNLAGYYKRKYRGVVEPAGWFLLTNLDSLKDAIKAFKLRSGIEAMFKDCKTGGYNLESTYADGQRLIALILLIAIAYTCAILVGRNSRSSGLQKYVGRLKELQRLHRRHSAFWIGLYGQLWVGAMEFWADLAHELMRLKPSKLPYFQQGLRAMTLIQSAL, encoded by the coding sequence ATGTTACCTAAATTCTACCAAAACTGCTTTCAAAATGTACTGACACCCGCACAGTACAAGATGCTAGAAATCTTACTAATGCTATTGCAATTTCATAAAACTGTGACAATTGAGAAACTAGCAACAGTATTTCCACAACCGATAAAATTTGAAAGTCGGAGGCGGAGTATACAAAGATTTTTACTACTACCTCAGTTGTCGATTCCATATCTGTGGTTTCCCCTGCTCAAACGATGGGTGAAAAATAGTCTGAAAAGAGGAGAGAAACGGCTAATATTTGCGATTGATAGAACACAATGGCGTTCACAAAATGTATTTGTAATTAGTTTAATAGAACAAAAAAGAGCAATACCTGTGTACTGGCTATTGTTACCTAAAAAAGGATGTAGCAATTTGGGAGAGCAGAAAAAATTAATTCGTCCACTATTGCAGTTATTTAAGGGATATCAAATGCTGGTACTGGGAGATAGAGAATTCCACAGTATAAAACTAGCAAATTGGTTACATAGCAAGGGCATTGACTTTGTATTGCGTCAGAAACAAGGTACTTATATTCGGCAAGAAAACCAATCACACCAACGCTTACAATCTTTGGGATTAACTCCTGGCATCTCGTTTTTTTTGACAGGGATTCAAGCAACTAAACAGAAAGGGTTTGCCAATTTTAATCTCGCCGGATATTACAAGCGCAAATATCGTGGAGTTGTTGAGCCTGCTGGCTGGTTTTTATTAACTAACCTTGATAGTCTCAAAGATGCCATTAAAGCATTTAAGTTGCGGAGTGGTATCGAAGCCATGTTTAAAGATTGTAAAACTGGGGGGTATAATCTCGAATCTACTTATGCTGATGGTCAACGTTTGATAGCACTGATTTTATTAATTGCTATTGCCTATACTTGTGCTATTTTAGTTGGTCGTAATTCTCGCTCCTCTGGACTACAAAAATATGTTGGTCGTCTGAAGGAGTTACAACGATTGCACCGCCGACATAGTGCTTTTTGGATTGGTTTGTATGGTCAGTTATGGGTAGGGGCAATGGAATTTTGGGCTGATTTAGCTCATGAATTGATGCGCCTCAAGCCCAGTAAACTGCCATATTTTCAACAAGGTCTACGGGCTATGACTCTTATCCAGTCTGCTTTATAA
- a CDS encoding glycosyltransferase: MQKRKIARLNLLNQRDIYSEHLVNQRVFIFRLVALMLLSIVILSGLLVVGWFAGEMTIDGFFAQIYVWQMNPPMWLEAPMVNNKYLLSLTLVLLITMFVVMKLSPQPRVWSQRLVVGILIILTLRYLLWRSLSTLNLADPLNGAISLGLFALEILMISSSLIELFLMLNIKERHREADEKSIAVINGDFIPSVDILIPTYNEPAFIVRRTIIGCQALEYPQKNIYLLDDNQRTQMQELAAELGCHYISRANNQHAKAGNLNNALTQTNSQLIAVFDADFVPTKNFLTRTVGFFQDETIAIIQTPQSFYNVDPIARNLGLENILTPDDEIFHRHIQSMRDSAESAICAGTSFVVRRTALEKTGGFVTESLSEDYFTGVNLTTYGYRIIYLNELLSAGLAAENIAAYATQRLRWAQGTLQGLFIQSNPLIVPGFSLMQRLAHLGGFLSWFATISRISFLLIPLAYSFLDVTPIRAKLPELIYFWLPVYLVNLSVFAWLNKYSRSAFLSDIYFLVLCFPVAWTVINSLLRPFSTGFKVTPKGISSDRYTFNWKLALPLILLFIATAISLWQTICMCILKQSMATEVPAMAEQTVGMGVGWVWSIYNLLMIGSAILVLLDAPKTDKFEWFDLRRVVELKIGKESFWGVTTMMSEIGAEIALTQQLPTNLCVNQQLVIKIAEENLHLSAEMVSTGFANEFPIIRVYFESVSLNQHRRLVEMLFCRPGQWKRQNAPGELSSLFLLLRILLKPRFIFDRKIDVSPVVVTKV, encoded by the coding sequence GTGCAAAAACGTAAAATTGCCAGACTTAATCTTTTGAATCAGAGAGATATATATTCTGAACATCTTGTTAATCAAAGAGTTTTTATTTTTCGCCTAGTGGCACTGATGCTGTTGAGCATTGTGATATTATCTGGCTTGCTTGTAGTAGGTTGGTTTGCTGGTGAGATGACAATTGATGGTTTTTTCGCTCAAATTTATGTTTGGCAAATGAACCCGCCAATGTGGTTAGAAGCGCCAATGGTAAATAATAAATATTTACTTTCATTAACCCTGGTATTGCTAATCACAATGTTTGTCGTGATGAAACTTTCACCCCAGCCTCGTGTTTGGTCGCAGCGGTTAGTAGTTGGCATATTAATTATCTTAACTTTGCGGTATTTATTATGGCGATCGCTTTCTACCCTGAACCTTGCAGATCCATTAAATGGTGCAATTAGTTTGGGGCTATTTGCTTTAGAGATTTTGATGATTTCTAGCAGCTTAATTGAACTATTTTTAATGTTAAATATTAAAGAGCGTCACCGGGAAGCGGATGAAAAATCTATTGCGGTGATTAATGGTGATTTTATACCATCTGTAGATATTTTGATTCCTACATACAATGAACCAGCATTTATTGTGCGGCGTACGATTATTGGTTGTCAAGCCCTAGAATATCCCCAAAAAAACATCTATCTTTTGGATGATAATCAGCGCACCCAAATGCAAGAACTAGCAGCAGAACTTGGCTGTCACTACATTAGCCGAGCAAATAATCAACACGCTAAAGCCGGAAACTTAAATAATGCACTCACCCAAACTAATAGTCAACTAATTGCTGTTTTTGATGCAGATTTTGTTCCTACTAAAAACTTTCTGACTCGCACAGTGGGTTTTTTTCAGGATGAAACTATAGCCATAATTCAAACACCACAAAGCTTTTATAATGTTGATCCCATAGCCAGAAATCTAGGCTTAGAAAATATTCTTACTCCCGATGACGAAATATTCCATCGACATATTCAGTCGATGCGAGATAGTGCAGAAAGCGCCATTTGTGCGGGTACTTCTTTTGTTGTGCGCCGCACTGCGTTAGAAAAAACTGGTGGTTTTGTCACCGAATCTTTATCAGAAGATTATTTTACAGGAGTTAATTTAACTACTTACGGTTATCGGATTATTTATTTAAATGAATTACTCAGTGCTGGTTTAGCCGCCGAAAATATAGCTGCTTATGCAACGCAACGCCTGCGTTGGGCGCAAGGTACACTTCAAGGTTTGTTTATTCAGTCTAATCCGCTCATCGTTCCGGGATTTAGTTTGATGCAAAGATTAGCTCATTTGGGAGGATTTTTGAGTTGGTTTGCCACTATTTCCCGAATTTCCTTTCTTTTGATACCCTTGGCTTATTCATTTTTGGATGTTACTCCGATTCGGGCAAAATTACCAGAATTAATTTATTTTTGGTTGCCTGTTTACTTAGTTAATCTCTCCGTATTTGCCTGGTTGAATAAGTATTCTCGTTCGGCATTTCTATCAGATATTTATTTCTTAGTATTATGTTTTCCTGTGGCTTGGACAGTAATTAACTCTCTGCTGCGTCCCTTCTCTACAGGATTTAAAGTCACACCCAAAGGAATCAGTAGCGATCGCTATACTTTCAACTGGAAATTAGCCTTACCTTTAATTCTATTATTTATTGCTACAGCTATTAGTTTGTGGCAAACCATCTGTATGTGCATACTTAAACAATCTATGGCTACAGAAGTACCAGCAATGGCTGAACAAACTGTAGGTATGGGCGTAGGTTGGGTGTGGAGTATCTATAATTTACTCATGATTGGTTCGGCAATTTTAGTTTTGCTAGATGCACCCAAAACAGATAAATTTGAATGGTTTGATCTACGGCGAGTTGTTGAATTAAAAATTGGGAAGGAAAGTTTTTGGGGTGTTACCACAATGATGTCGGAAATTGGTGCAGAGATAGCTCTAACTCAGCAACTACCCACAAATTTATGTGTAAATCAACAATTGGTAATCAAAATTGCGGAAGAAAATTTACACCTAAGTGCAGAGATGGTCAGTACTGGATTTGCTAATGAATTTCCCATTATCCGCGTTTATTTTGAATCAGTCAGCCTGAATCAACATCGTCGTTTAGTAGAAATGTTATTTTGTCGTCCCGGACAATGGAAACGTCAAAATGCACCAGGAGAGTTAAGTTCTTTATTCTTACTATTGAGAATCTTGCTGAAACCCCGCTTTATTTTTGATAGAAAAATCGATGTTAGCCCAGTTGTCGTGACTAAGGTCTAA
- a CDS encoding DM13 domain-containing protein, translating into MKFNSLAIFGMIASVSLGSIKEVTAYQTPASIPVAQTAITQLAAAVGQSAYFRRGEHATKGKVSIVTRNNTRYLQFDRNFSTSSGPDVYVILHRSAAPQIYGLKRKDYVLIGRLRRFNGSQSYVIPRNLQLSGYRSVAVWCRKFNATFGYASLGG; encoded by the coding sequence ATGAAATTTAATAGTTTAGCTATCTTTGGTATGATTGCAAGTGTTAGCTTAGGCTCTATTAAAGAAGTAACTGCATATCAGACACCTGCTTCAATACCTGTTGCTCAAACTGCAATTACTCAACTGGCTGCTGCTGTAGGTCAGTCTGCTTACTTTCGCCGTGGAGAACATGCAACGAAAGGAAAAGTCAGCATTGTCACAAGAAATAACACCAGATATTTGCAATTTGATCGCAATTTTAGCACCAGTAGCGGCCCTGATGTATACGTGATTTTACACCGCTCGGCTGCACCTCAAATCTATGGTTTAAAAAGAAAAGATTATGTTTTAATTGGTCGATTGAGACGATTTAATGGTAGTCAAAGCTACGTTATACCAAGAAATCTCCAATTGTCTGGATATAGATCAGTAGCAGTCTGGTGTCGCAAATTTAATGCGACTTTTGGTTATGCGAGTTTAGGTGGTTAA
- a CDS encoding DUF4079 domain-containing protein, producing the protein MEIADFLGLLHPAIAVVFVFPLIGTVVNFAWQTRQRRLQNLTEAKSKIPPVVGKEHKQLGDWLTSAVVGLTLVGLAYPIGKNIIKKQLWNTANFQVIFIILMFVATIASLVLLYQAKQKLWRAIFATLTGIGLVVLGCQDGVYRLTSEWYWSHYYIGITASLLMVFSLAIVQDIYKSHRWRVIHTVLNCVALLLFIGQGLTGTRDLLQIPLSWQEPYIYQCDYVNKTCPTPTPQPPK; encoded by the coding sequence ATGGAAATAGCAGATTTTCTTGGGCTTTTACATCCGGCGATCGCAGTTGTTTTTGTCTTTCCTTTGATTGGGACTGTTGTTAATTTTGCTTGGCAAACACGTCAACGTCGTTTGCAAAATTTAACTGAAGCTAAAAGTAAAATTCCCCCCGTAGTTGGGAAAGAACATAAACAGTTAGGTGATTGGTTAACCAGTGCCGTTGTTGGCTTAACATTGGTCGGGTTAGCCTATCCCATTGGTAAAAATATTATCAAAAAGCAATTATGGAATACTGCTAATTTTCAAGTAATTTTTATCATATTAATGTTTGTGGCGACAATCGCTTCTTTAGTATTACTTTATCAAGCAAAACAAAAGTTATGGCGAGCTATTTTTGCTACTCTAACTGGGATTGGTTTAGTAGTTTTAGGCTGTCAAGATGGTGTTTATCGCTTGACTAGTGAGTGGTATTGGTCACACTACTATATTGGCATTACAGCATCTCTACTGATGGTATTTTCCTTGGCAATTGTGCAAGATATTTATAAGTCTCATCGCTGGCGGGTAATTCATACAGTTTTAAACTGCGTAGCTCTTTTACTGTTTATTGGACAAGGATTAACAGGTACAAGAGATTTATTACAAATTCCTTTGAGTTGGCAGGAACCTTATATTTATCAGTGTGATTATGTTAACAAAACTTGTCCAACACCAACCCCTCAACCACCGAAGTGA